One Scophthalmus maximus strain ysfricsl-2021 chromosome 1, ASM2237912v1, whole genome shotgun sequence genomic region harbors:
- the LOC118299429 gene encoding ubiquitin-protein ligase E3A isoform X2 has translation MNPDEKEDCECAPPQAETSPAGGTDRKRAAAKHLIERYYHQLTEGCGNESCSNSWCASSVGFNRMDNNAAAVKALELYKVNAKLCDPHPSKKGTASAYLESSAHSNSASANRKMNHKDVHSVRDNFKDVNYLTEEKVYEILDICGEKEDYSPLIRVIGRVFSSAEGLVQSFRRSKPHTKEELKSLQGKDEDKDEDEKEAAACSATAMEDDSPASSSSSRLGEGSSGKNDVQKLAPDEVSVDIDAVRRVYERLLSNEKIEAAFLNALVYLSPNVECDLTYHNVYSRDPNYLNLFVIVMENSNLHSPEYLEIALPQFCKAMSKLPLAAQAKLVRLWSHYSAGQIRRMVETFQQLITYKVISNEFNSRNLVNDDDAVVGATKCLKIVYYANVLGGDLDMEHNEEEDEEPIPESSELTLQELLGEERRNKKGPRVDPVETELGIRTNDCRRPLIPFEEFVNEPLNEVLEMDKDYTFFKVETENKFSFMTCPFILNAVTKNLGLYYDNRIRMYSERRITVLYSLVQGQQLNPYLRLKVRRDHIIDDALVRLEMIAMENPADLKKQLYVEFEGEQGVDEGGVSKEFFQLVVEEIFNPDIGMFTYDERTKLFWFNASSLENEGQYTLIGIVLGLAIYNNCILDVHFPMVVYRKLMGKKGTFRDLADANPVLHQSLTELLEYEGSVEEDMMITFQISQTDLFGNPLMYDLRENGDKIPVTNENRKEFVAQYAEYMLNKSVEKQFKAFRRGFHMVTNESPLKYLFRPEEIELLICGSRNLDFLALEETTEYDGGYNRDSRIIKEFWETLHSFGEEQKRLFLQFTTGTDRAPVGGLGKLKMIIAKNGPDTDRLPTSHTCFNVLLLPEYSTKEKLRERLLKAVTYAKGFGML, from the exons ATGAATCCCGACGAGAAGGAGGACTGTGAGTGTGCGCCACCACAGGCCGAGACCAGCCCCGCAGGAGGAACCGATAG GAAGCGAGCAGCTGCCAAACATCTAATAGAGCGCTATTACCACCAGTTAACGGAGGGCTGTGGGAATGAGTCATGCTCCAACTCATGGTGTGCCTCGTCAGTCGGCTTCAACCGCATGGATAACAATGCAGCTGCGGTCAAGGCCCTTGAGCTCTACAAGGTCAACGCCAAGCTATGTGACCCCCACCCCTCGAAGAAGGGCACCGCTTCGGCCTACCTGGAGAGCAGCGCTCACAGCAACTCGGCCTCTGCCAACAGGAAGATGAACCATAAAGATGTCCACTCTGTACGGGACAATTTCAAAG ATGTAAATTACCTGACAGAGGAGAAAGTGTATGAGATCTTGGACATCTGTGGCGAGAAGGAGGATTACTCGCCCCTGATCAGGGTAATAGGTCGGGTGTTCTCGAGTGCTGAGGGCCTAGTGCAGAGCTTCCGGAGGTCCAAACCTCACACCAAGGAGGAGCTCAAGTCCCTCCAAGGCAAAGATGAGGACAAGGacgaggatgagaaggaggcTGCTGCCTGCTCTGCTACGGCTATGGAGGACGACTcccccgcctcctcttcctcatcaagGCTGGGAGAGGGCTCTTCAGGGAAAAACGATGTCCAAAAGCTGGCACCTGACGAGGTATCGGTGGACATTGACGCCGTGCGCCGGGTCTACGAACGCCTGCTATCCAACGAGAAGATCGAAGCCGCCTTCCTGAATGCACTGGTCTACCTCTCGCCCAACGTAGAGTGTGACCTGACGTACCACAATGTGTATTCACGAGACCCAAACTACCTGAACCTGTTTGTTATAGTGATGGAAAACAGCAACCTCCACAGCCCAGAGTACCTGGAGATTGCACTCCCGCAGTTCTGCAAGGCCATGAGCAAACTCCCACTGGCAGCTCAGGCCAAGCTGGTCCGCCTGTGGTCGCACTACAGCGCCGGGCAGATCCGGCGCATGGTGGAGACCTTCCAGCAGCTTATCACCTACAAGGTGATCAGTAACGAGTTCAACAGCCGCAACCTGGTCAACGACGACGACGCAGTGGTGGGGGCCACCAAGTGCTTGAAGATCGTCTACTATGCAAACGTGCTGGGCGGCGACCTCGACATGGAGcacaacgaggaggaggacgaggagcccATCCCCGAGTCCAGTGAGCTCaccctgcaggagctgctgggcGAGGAGCGACGGAACAAGAAGGGTCCACGGGTGGACCCCGTGGAGACGGAGTTGGGAATCCGCACCAACGATTGCCGGCGGCCGCTCATCCCCTTTGAGGAGTTTGTCAATGAGCCTCTGAACGAGGTGCTGGAGATGGACAAGGACTACACTTTCTTTAAGgttgaaactgaaaacaagTTCTCCTTCATGACCTGTCCCTTCATCCTAAATGCTGTCACCAAGAACCTGGGTCTGTACTACGACAACCGCATCCGCATGTACAGTGAGAGGCGTATTACTGTGCTCTACAGTTTGGTGCAGGGCCAGCAGCTCAACCCTTACCTGCGCCTCAAAGTGCGTCGAGACCACATCATTGACGATGCTCTGGTCAGG CTGGAAATGATAGCGATGGAAAACCCTGCAGACTTGAAGAAGCAGCTGTACGTGGAGTTTGAAGGAGAGCAAGGTGTTGATGAAGGAGGCGTTTCCAAAGAGTTCTTTcagctggtggtggaggaaatCTTCAACCCCGACATTg GCATGTTCACGTACGACGAGCGCACCAAATTGTTTTGGTTCAATGCGTCGTCTCTCGAAAACGAGGGCCAGTACACGCTGATCGGCATCGTTCTGGGCCTGGCCATCTATAACAACTGTATCCTGGATGTGCACTTTCCCATGGTGGTCTACAGGAAACTGATGGGCAAGAAAGGAACCTTCAGGGACCTGGCTGACGCCAACCCG GTTCTGCACCAGAGTCTGACGGAGCTGCTGGAGTATGAGGGCAGCGTGGAGGAGGACATGATGATCACTTTCCAGATTTCCCAGACGGACCTGTTTGGGAACCCACTCATGTATGATTTAAGGGAAAATGGGGACAAGATTCCagtcacaaatgaaaacagaaag GAGTTCGTGGCCCAGTATGCAGAGTACATGCTGAACAAAAGCGTGGAGAAGCAGTTCAAAGCCTTCAGGAGAGGCTTCCACATGGTCACCAACGAGTCGCCCCTCAAATACCTGTTTCGGCCCGAAGAAATCGAGCTGCTCATCTGCGGAAGCAGG AACCTGGACTTCCTAGCACTTGAAGAAACGACAGAATACGATGGCGGTTACAACAGAGATTCTCGAATCATCAA GGAGTTCTGGGAGACGTTGCACTCGTTTGGAGAGGAGCAGAAGCGTCTCTTTCTGCAGTTCACCACCGGCACCGACCGGGCACCTGTGGGTGGGCTTGGCAAGCTGAAGATGATCATCGCCAAGAATGGCCCtgacacagacag GTTACCGACGTCTCACACTTGCTTtaacgtgctgctgctgcccgagTACAGCACCAAGGAGAAGCTGCGAGAGAGACTGCTGAAAGCCGTCACCTATGCCAAAGGGTTTGGCATGCTCTGA
- the LOC118299429 gene encoding ubiquitin-protein ligase E3A isoform X1, translated as MNPDEKEDCECAPPQAETSPAGGTDREYEEPEIGNPEASRMKRAAAKHLIERYYHQLTEGCGNESCSNSWCASSVGFNRMDNNAAAVKALELYKVNAKLCDPHPSKKGTASAYLESSAHSNSASANRKMNHKDVHSVRDNFKDVNYLTEEKVYEILDICGEKEDYSPLIRVIGRVFSSAEGLVQSFRRSKPHTKEELKSLQGKDEDKDEDEKEAAACSATAMEDDSPASSSSSRLGEGSSGKNDVQKLAPDEVSVDIDAVRRVYERLLSNEKIEAAFLNALVYLSPNVECDLTYHNVYSRDPNYLNLFVIVMENSNLHSPEYLEIALPQFCKAMSKLPLAAQAKLVRLWSHYSAGQIRRMVETFQQLITYKVISNEFNSRNLVNDDDAVVGATKCLKIVYYANVLGGDLDMEHNEEEDEEPIPESSELTLQELLGEERRNKKGPRVDPVETELGIRTNDCRRPLIPFEEFVNEPLNEVLEMDKDYTFFKVETENKFSFMTCPFILNAVTKNLGLYYDNRIRMYSERRITVLYSLVQGQQLNPYLRLKVRRDHIIDDALVRLEMIAMENPADLKKQLYVEFEGEQGVDEGGVSKEFFQLVVEEIFNPDIGMFTYDERTKLFWFNASSLENEGQYTLIGIVLGLAIYNNCILDVHFPMVVYRKLMGKKGTFRDLADANPVLHQSLTELLEYEGSVEEDMMITFQISQTDLFGNPLMYDLRENGDKIPVTNENRKEFVAQYAEYMLNKSVEKQFKAFRRGFHMVTNESPLKYLFRPEEIELLICGSRNLDFLALEETTEYDGGYNRDSRIIKEFWETLHSFGEEQKRLFLQFTTGTDRAPVGGLGKLKMIIAKNGPDTDRLPTSHTCFNVLLLPEYSTKEKLRERLLKAVTYAKGFGML; from the exons ATGAATCCCGACGAGAAGGAGGACTGTGAGTGTGCGCCACCACAGGCCGAGACCAGCCCCGCAGGAGGAACCGATAG AGAATACGAGGAGCCTGAAATAGGAAACCCAGAAGCAAGCCGAAT GAAGCGAGCAGCTGCCAAACATCTAATAGAGCGCTATTACCACCAGTTAACGGAGGGCTGTGGGAATGAGTCATGCTCCAACTCATGGTGTGCCTCGTCAGTCGGCTTCAACCGCATGGATAACAATGCAGCTGCGGTCAAGGCCCTTGAGCTCTACAAGGTCAACGCCAAGCTATGTGACCCCCACCCCTCGAAGAAGGGCACCGCTTCGGCCTACCTGGAGAGCAGCGCTCACAGCAACTCGGCCTCTGCCAACAGGAAGATGAACCATAAAGATGTCCACTCTGTACGGGACAATTTCAAAG ATGTAAATTACCTGACAGAGGAGAAAGTGTATGAGATCTTGGACATCTGTGGCGAGAAGGAGGATTACTCGCCCCTGATCAGGGTAATAGGTCGGGTGTTCTCGAGTGCTGAGGGCCTAGTGCAGAGCTTCCGGAGGTCCAAACCTCACACCAAGGAGGAGCTCAAGTCCCTCCAAGGCAAAGATGAGGACAAGGacgaggatgagaaggaggcTGCTGCCTGCTCTGCTACGGCTATGGAGGACGACTcccccgcctcctcttcctcatcaagGCTGGGAGAGGGCTCTTCAGGGAAAAACGATGTCCAAAAGCTGGCACCTGACGAGGTATCGGTGGACATTGACGCCGTGCGCCGGGTCTACGAACGCCTGCTATCCAACGAGAAGATCGAAGCCGCCTTCCTGAATGCACTGGTCTACCTCTCGCCCAACGTAGAGTGTGACCTGACGTACCACAATGTGTATTCACGAGACCCAAACTACCTGAACCTGTTTGTTATAGTGATGGAAAACAGCAACCTCCACAGCCCAGAGTACCTGGAGATTGCACTCCCGCAGTTCTGCAAGGCCATGAGCAAACTCCCACTGGCAGCTCAGGCCAAGCTGGTCCGCCTGTGGTCGCACTACAGCGCCGGGCAGATCCGGCGCATGGTGGAGACCTTCCAGCAGCTTATCACCTACAAGGTGATCAGTAACGAGTTCAACAGCCGCAACCTGGTCAACGACGACGACGCAGTGGTGGGGGCCACCAAGTGCTTGAAGATCGTCTACTATGCAAACGTGCTGGGCGGCGACCTCGACATGGAGcacaacgaggaggaggacgaggagcccATCCCCGAGTCCAGTGAGCTCaccctgcaggagctgctgggcGAGGAGCGACGGAACAAGAAGGGTCCACGGGTGGACCCCGTGGAGACGGAGTTGGGAATCCGCACCAACGATTGCCGGCGGCCGCTCATCCCCTTTGAGGAGTTTGTCAATGAGCCTCTGAACGAGGTGCTGGAGATGGACAAGGACTACACTTTCTTTAAGgttgaaactgaaaacaagTTCTCCTTCATGACCTGTCCCTTCATCCTAAATGCTGTCACCAAGAACCTGGGTCTGTACTACGACAACCGCATCCGCATGTACAGTGAGAGGCGTATTACTGTGCTCTACAGTTTGGTGCAGGGCCAGCAGCTCAACCCTTACCTGCGCCTCAAAGTGCGTCGAGACCACATCATTGACGATGCTCTGGTCAGG CTGGAAATGATAGCGATGGAAAACCCTGCAGACTTGAAGAAGCAGCTGTACGTGGAGTTTGAAGGAGAGCAAGGTGTTGATGAAGGAGGCGTTTCCAAAGAGTTCTTTcagctggtggtggaggaaatCTTCAACCCCGACATTg GCATGTTCACGTACGACGAGCGCACCAAATTGTTTTGGTTCAATGCGTCGTCTCTCGAAAACGAGGGCCAGTACACGCTGATCGGCATCGTTCTGGGCCTGGCCATCTATAACAACTGTATCCTGGATGTGCACTTTCCCATGGTGGTCTACAGGAAACTGATGGGCAAGAAAGGAACCTTCAGGGACCTGGCTGACGCCAACCCG GTTCTGCACCAGAGTCTGACGGAGCTGCTGGAGTATGAGGGCAGCGTGGAGGAGGACATGATGATCACTTTCCAGATTTCCCAGACGGACCTGTTTGGGAACCCACTCATGTATGATTTAAGGGAAAATGGGGACAAGATTCCagtcacaaatgaaaacagaaag GAGTTCGTGGCCCAGTATGCAGAGTACATGCTGAACAAAAGCGTGGAGAAGCAGTTCAAAGCCTTCAGGAGAGGCTTCCACATGGTCACCAACGAGTCGCCCCTCAAATACCTGTTTCGGCCCGAAGAAATCGAGCTGCTCATCTGCGGAAGCAGG AACCTGGACTTCCTAGCACTTGAAGAAACGACAGAATACGATGGCGGTTACAACAGAGATTCTCGAATCATCAA GGAGTTCTGGGAGACGTTGCACTCGTTTGGAGAGGAGCAGAAGCGTCTCTTTCTGCAGTTCACCACCGGCACCGACCGGGCACCTGTGGGTGGGCTTGGCAAGCTGAAGATGATCATCGCCAAGAATGGCCCtgacacagacag GTTACCGACGTCTCACACTTGCTTtaacgtgctgctgctgcccgagTACAGCACCAAGGAGAAGCTGCGAGAGAGACTGCTGAAAGCCGTCACCTATGCCAAAGGGTTTGGCATGCTCTGA
- the LOC118299429 gene encoding ubiquitin-protein ligase E3A isoform X3 — MKRAAAKHLIERYYHQLTEGCGNESCSNSWCASSVGFNRMDNNAAAVKALELYKVNAKLCDPHPSKKGTASAYLESSAHSNSASANRKMNHKDVHSVRDNFKDVNYLTEEKVYEILDICGEKEDYSPLIRVIGRVFSSAEGLVQSFRRSKPHTKEELKSLQGKDEDKDEDEKEAAACSATAMEDDSPASSSSSRLGEGSSGKNDVQKLAPDEVSVDIDAVRRVYERLLSNEKIEAAFLNALVYLSPNVECDLTYHNVYSRDPNYLNLFVIVMENSNLHSPEYLEIALPQFCKAMSKLPLAAQAKLVRLWSHYSAGQIRRMVETFQQLITYKVISNEFNSRNLVNDDDAVVGATKCLKIVYYANVLGGDLDMEHNEEEDEEPIPESSELTLQELLGEERRNKKGPRVDPVETELGIRTNDCRRPLIPFEEFVNEPLNEVLEMDKDYTFFKVETENKFSFMTCPFILNAVTKNLGLYYDNRIRMYSERRITVLYSLVQGQQLNPYLRLKVRRDHIIDDALVRLEMIAMENPADLKKQLYVEFEGEQGVDEGGVSKEFFQLVVEEIFNPDIGMFTYDERTKLFWFNASSLENEGQYTLIGIVLGLAIYNNCILDVHFPMVVYRKLMGKKGTFRDLADANPVLHQSLTELLEYEGSVEEDMMITFQISQTDLFGNPLMYDLRENGDKIPVTNENRKEFVAQYAEYMLNKSVEKQFKAFRRGFHMVTNESPLKYLFRPEEIELLICGSRNLDFLALEETTEYDGGYNRDSRIIKEFWETLHSFGEEQKRLFLQFTTGTDRAPVGGLGKLKMIIAKNGPDTDRLPTSHTCFNVLLLPEYSTKEKLRERLLKAVTYAKGFGML, encoded by the exons AT GAAGCGAGCAGCTGCCAAACATCTAATAGAGCGCTATTACCACCAGTTAACGGAGGGCTGTGGGAATGAGTCATGCTCCAACTCATGGTGTGCCTCGTCAGTCGGCTTCAACCGCATGGATAACAATGCAGCTGCGGTCAAGGCCCTTGAGCTCTACAAGGTCAACGCCAAGCTATGTGACCCCCACCCCTCGAAGAAGGGCACCGCTTCGGCCTACCTGGAGAGCAGCGCTCACAGCAACTCGGCCTCTGCCAACAGGAAGATGAACCATAAAGATGTCCACTCTGTACGGGACAATTTCAAAG ATGTAAATTACCTGACAGAGGAGAAAGTGTATGAGATCTTGGACATCTGTGGCGAGAAGGAGGATTACTCGCCCCTGATCAGGGTAATAGGTCGGGTGTTCTCGAGTGCTGAGGGCCTAGTGCAGAGCTTCCGGAGGTCCAAACCTCACACCAAGGAGGAGCTCAAGTCCCTCCAAGGCAAAGATGAGGACAAGGacgaggatgagaaggaggcTGCTGCCTGCTCTGCTACGGCTATGGAGGACGACTcccccgcctcctcttcctcatcaagGCTGGGAGAGGGCTCTTCAGGGAAAAACGATGTCCAAAAGCTGGCACCTGACGAGGTATCGGTGGACATTGACGCCGTGCGCCGGGTCTACGAACGCCTGCTATCCAACGAGAAGATCGAAGCCGCCTTCCTGAATGCACTGGTCTACCTCTCGCCCAACGTAGAGTGTGACCTGACGTACCACAATGTGTATTCACGAGACCCAAACTACCTGAACCTGTTTGTTATAGTGATGGAAAACAGCAACCTCCACAGCCCAGAGTACCTGGAGATTGCACTCCCGCAGTTCTGCAAGGCCATGAGCAAACTCCCACTGGCAGCTCAGGCCAAGCTGGTCCGCCTGTGGTCGCACTACAGCGCCGGGCAGATCCGGCGCATGGTGGAGACCTTCCAGCAGCTTATCACCTACAAGGTGATCAGTAACGAGTTCAACAGCCGCAACCTGGTCAACGACGACGACGCAGTGGTGGGGGCCACCAAGTGCTTGAAGATCGTCTACTATGCAAACGTGCTGGGCGGCGACCTCGACATGGAGcacaacgaggaggaggacgaggagcccATCCCCGAGTCCAGTGAGCTCaccctgcaggagctgctgggcGAGGAGCGACGGAACAAGAAGGGTCCACGGGTGGACCCCGTGGAGACGGAGTTGGGAATCCGCACCAACGATTGCCGGCGGCCGCTCATCCCCTTTGAGGAGTTTGTCAATGAGCCTCTGAACGAGGTGCTGGAGATGGACAAGGACTACACTTTCTTTAAGgttgaaactgaaaacaagTTCTCCTTCATGACCTGTCCCTTCATCCTAAATGCTGTCACCAAGAACCTGGGTCTGTACTACGACAACCGCATCCGCATGTACAGTGAGAGGCGTATTACTGTGCTCTACAGTTTGGTGCAGGGCCAGCAGCTCAACCCTTACCTGCGCCTCAAAGTGCGTCGAGACCACATCATTGACGATGCTCTGGTCAGG CTGGAAATGATAGCGATGGAAAACCCTGCAGACTTGAAGAAGCAGCTGTACGTGGAGTTTGAAGGAGAGCAAGGTGTTGATGAAGGAGGCGTTTCCAAAGAGTTCTTTcagctggtggtggaggaaatCTTCAACCCCGACATTg GCATGTTCACGTACGACGAGCGCACCAAATTGTTTTGGTTCAATGCGTCGTCTCTCGAAAACGAGGGCCAGTACACGCTGATCGGCATCGTTCTGGGCCTGGCCATCTATAACAACTGTATCCTGGATGTGCACTTTCCCATGGTGGTCTACAGGAAACTGATGGGCAAGAAAGGAACCTTCAGGGACCTGGCTGACGCCAACCCG GTTCTGCACCAGAGTCTGACGGAGCTGCTGGAGTATGAGGGCAGCGTGGAGGAGGACATGATGATCACTTTCCAGATTTCCCAGACGGACCTGTTTGGGAACCCACTCATGTATGATTTAAGGGAAAATGGGGACAAGATTCCagtcacaaatgaaaacagaaag GAGTTCGTGGCCCAGTATGCAGAGTACATGCTGAACAAAAGCGTGGAGAAGCAGTTCAAAGCCTTCAGGAGAGGCTTCCACATGGTCACCAACGAGTCGCCCCTCAAATACCTGTTTCGGCCCGAAGAAATCGAGCTGCTCATCTGCGGAAGCAGG AACCTGGACTTCCTAGCACTTGAAGAAACGACAGAATACGATGGCGGTTACAACAGAGATTCTCGAATCATCAA GGAGTTCTGGGAGACGTTGCACTCGTTTGGAGAGGAGCAGAAGCGTCTCTTTCTGCAGTTCACCACCGGCACCGACCGGGCACCTGTGGGTGGGCTTGGCAAGCTGAAGATGATCATCGCCAAGAATGGCCCtgacacagacag GTTACCGACGTCTCACACTTGCTTtaacgtgctgctgctgcccgagTACAGCACCAAGGAGAAGCTGCGAGAGAGACTGCTGAAAGCCGTCACCTATGCCAAAGGGTTTGGCATGCTCTGA